In Pleurocapsa sp. PCC 7319, the following are encoded in one genomic region:
- a CDS encoding toprim domain-containing protein, which yields MSFEINTKTPLYPPEVIDEVRQFDLEEVAQRLGMKRDRFDKKKWRITGCAISIDPSRGVFFDHLAQTGGGGAISLVTHVMQCDFVTAMDFLWGKPVDFPFRRSDKVVPAKVKVPEKPARCNRRDRQKWQDVKNYLIDHRGLPTFLIDSLHRQGLIDADSRSNAMFFRYAIASNFQLGEAVGASLRSTSGDLKLLTPGTKRNEGWFFFGIGEGIVYRIFLVESPIDAISLAALRGDSIYGRTIYISIDGAGSIPITVLTNAVQQGAKIILALDGDRPGEEMSWRIAKQLQSSLRVRPLAGKDWNEQLLGSKPYLPIKEEWFRFAIALGKDELTQQRIEHMVEQTILSTAEKKMLRFDWIAFRRRQDRLWQWYRQAEIARKSPEYLQRIVEIAIAFNQQQPVPLSKKAIETMQKDLFNQSYCVVGKN from the coding sequence ATGAGTTTTGAGATAAACACTAAAACACCCCTCTACCCTCCAGAAGTGATTGATGAAGTACGCCAATTCGATCTTGAAGAAGTTGCCCAGCGTTTGGGGATGAAGCGCGATCGCTTCGATAAAAAGAAGTGGCGTATTACTGGTTGCGCTATTTCCATCGATCCCAGTCGCGGTGTTTTCTTCGACCATTTGGCGCAAACTGGAGGTGGCGGTGCGATAAGCTTGGTAACACACGTAATGCAGTGTGATTTTGTTACTGCCATGGATTTTCTTTGGGGTAAACCCGTAGATTTTCCATTTAGAAGATCTGACAAAGTTGTGCCAGCAAAGGTAAAAGTACCAGAAAAGCCAGCAAGATGTAATCGTCGCGATCGCCAAAAATGGCAAGATGTAAAAAATTACTTAATCGATCATCGGGGACTGCCTACTTTTCTAATAGATTCTCTACATAGACAAGGCTTAATTGATGCCGATAGTCGCAGTAATGCGATGTTCTTTCGTTATGCCATAGCTAGCAATTTCCAGCTAGGTGAAGCGGTAGGTGCTAGTTTGAGGAGTACTTCTGGCGACCTCAAGTTATTAACTCCAGGAACTAAGCGTAATGAAGGCTGGTTCTTTTTTGGTATTGGTGAAGGCATAGTTTACAGAATATTTTTGGTAGAGTCTCCTATTGATGCTATATCCCTAGCAGCTTTGAGAGGAGATTCTATTTACGGTAGAACGATTTATATCTCAATCGATGGTGCTGGTAGTATTCCTATAACCGTATTAACGAATGCTGTTCAACAGGGAGCAAAGATAATTCTCGCGCTAGATGGCGATCGCCCAGGAGAAGAAATGTCCTGGCGAATTGCCAAACAGCTTCAAAGTAGTTTGAGGGTACGTCCCTTAGCAGGTAAGGATTGGAACGAGCAGTTATTAGGGAGCAAGCCATATCTACCAATTAAAGAGGAGTGGTTTAGGTTTGCTATTGCTCTTGGTAAAGATGAACTTACTCAGCAACGAATAGAACACATGGTCGAGCAAACTATTCTCTCTACAGCCGAAAAAAAAATGTTGAGATTTGATTGGATAGCCTTCAGACGAAGGCAAGATCGATTATGGCAATGGTATCGTCAGGCAGAAATTGCTCGTAAATCTCCTGAATATCTACAAAGAATTGTAGAAATAGCGATCGCCTTCAATCAACAGCAGCCAGTGCCATTGTCTAAAAAGGCGATCGAGACGATGCAGAAAGATTTATTCAATCAATCATATTGTGTTGTGGGTAAAAACTAG
- a CDS encoding DUF6753 family protein: MSQELTPAEIETLAECAEDGTEDLLADDIATDDSDGQTFYGSDYPTARSTEAKNRAFMATALENMSDREREIVLRTAMETDIKGDDPLFIFLIATGKIELLLHQKPAEIEALFAKQYQEWRKDWQKRLKYSHALFLEHSKTLQGYIKETQETLEIASAAALNAHSDKITDAANIVIKKAAFTKISHDAIALTKAAFYIFLSVSIGVVLGLAIPMFYKPPPPEPDPKGARQLTLEEALALEWAMSDVGKSARENPELVQWATGFQGQYAKELMEWNQVLLNKRGGSFLCERDAEKLGVVLRLEGRETKRGFCTLWVRSPSERRYVE; encoded by the coding sequence ATGAGTCAAGAATTAACACCCGCAGAAATTGAAACTTTGGCTGAATGCGCTGAAGACGGAACGGAAGATCTACTGGCGGATGATATAGCAACCGATGATTCTGACGGTCAAACCTTCTACGGTTCTGATTATCCAACAGCCAGAAGCACCGAAGCAAAAAATCGGGCATTTATGGCGACTGCCTTAGAAAATATGAGCGATCGCGAACGGGAAATCGTGCTGCGAACGGCGATGGAAACCGACATTAAAGGCGACGATCCTCTATTTATCTTTCTGATAGCTACGGGAAAAATTGAATTGCTGCTGCATCAAAAACCAGCGGAGATTGAGGCTTTATTCGCTAAGCAATACCAGGAGTGGCGCAAAGACTGGCAAAAACGGCTGAAGTATTCCCATGCTTTATTTTTAGAGCATTCTAAAACCCTTCAAGGTTATATCAAAGAAACTCAAGAAACACTGGAAATAGCTTCCGCAGCAGCTTTAAATGCCCACAGCGACAAGATTACCGATGCAGCAAATATAGTCATTAAAAAAGCAGCCTTTACTAAAATTAGCCACGATGCGATCGCTCTGACTAAGGCTGCATTCTATATATTCCTTTCTGTTTCTATTGGTGTGGTGTTGGGATTGGCAATCCCTATGTTCTACAAACCACCGCCACCAGAACCAGATCCTAAAGGAGCAAGACAGCTAACTTTAGAAGAAGCACTCGCTCTGGAATGGGCAATGAGCGATGTCGGTAAGTCCGCCAGAGAAAATCCAGAACTCGTCCAGTGGGCTACTGGTTTCCAAGGTCAGTATGCCAAAGAGCTTATGGAGTGGAATCAGGTTTTGCTCAACAAGCGAGGCGGTTCATTCTTATGCGAACGAGATGCCGAGAAGCTGGGGGTGGTGCTGCGTTTGGAGGGGCGAGAAACCAAAAGAGGTTTTTGCACTCTGTGGGTGCGATCGCCTAGCGAACGTCGGTACGTGGAATAA
- a CDS encoding response regulator transcription factor produces MNQIEVNQSNNCSFNLPKATVLLIKRDPFQRLGLCKILSQQNSLTIHDCADSFTGLRLAQRYQPDVIILDLEFLVASDFELNEQLKEQSSQSKLIVCGQQLERETVLKVYSISAGYYLEDGDISKLLLAIANTYEGSIYVHPKTSKLLSTNLLLPVSSSRLDSLAPKELDALKHLIAGKDYQEIGQSMCISSHTVRNYISGIVKKLGLKNRTQAVVVAVCGGLLAEAQ; encoded by the coding sequence ATGAATCAGATAGAAGTCAATCAAAGCAACAATTGTAGCTTTAATTTACCAAAGGCTACAGTTTTATTAATTAAACGCGATCCTTTCCAAAGATTGGGATTATGCAAAATACTATCACAGCAAAATTCTTTAACCATTCACGATTGTGCCGATTCATTTACAGGTTTGAGATTGGCACAAAGATATCAACCAGATGTAATTATTTTGGATTTAGAATTTTTAGTAGCTAGTGATTTTGAACTTAACGAGCAATTAAAAGAACAGTCATCCCAATCTAAATTAATTGTTTGTGGACAACAACTAGAGCGTGAAACTGTACTAAAGGTTTACTCCATTTCAGCAGGCTATTACTTAGAAGATGGCGATATTTCTAAGCTGCTTTTAGCCATAGCCAATACTTATGAAGGAAGTATTTATGTTCATCCTAAAACCAGTAAACTACTATCAACCAATCTCTTGCTACCAGTATCATCTTCAAGATTGGATTCTCTCGCACCAAAGGAGTTAGATGCCCTCAAGCATTTGATCGCTGGCAAAGATTATCAAGAAATCGGGCAGAGTATGTGTATTAGCTCTCACACTGTACGTAACTATATTTCGGGAATTGTGAAAAAGCTGGGCTTAAAAAATCGCACTCAAGCTGTAGTAGTAGCTGTATGTGGTGGCTTGTTAGCTGAAGCTCAATAG
- a CDS encoding zeta toxin family protein: MPEIYVFGGCNGSGKTTLATTILSLFDNPIEFVNADIIAAELNPNDVNAVAIQASRLMLERINTLSRQDRDFAFETTLAARTFAKFLRECKAKGYRINLVYVWLESAELAVSRVAKRVASGGHNIPEDIIRRRYERGRDNFVSLYSPIADYWIVYDNTRQTRSVVAEKTPSRQITVYQPSILQQITQES; this comes from the coding sequence ATGCCTGAAATATATGTCTTTGGTGGTTGTAACGGATCGGGAAAGACGACTTTAGCTACTACAATCTTATCCTTATTTGATAACCCGATTGAATTTGTCAACGCCGATATCATTGCTGCCGAACTTAACCCTAATGATGTTAATGCTGTCGCTATTCAAGCTAGTAGGTTGATGCTGGAAAGAATCAACACTCTATCTCGACAGGATAGGGATTTTGCTTTCGAGACTACTTTAGCAGCTCGAACTTTCGCTAAATTCTTGAGAGAGTGTAAAGCTAAAGGCTATAGAATTAATTTAGTGTACGTCTGGTTAGAAAGTGCAGAATTAGCAGTTAGTCGAGTAGCCAAAAGGGTAGCATCTGGAGGTCACAATATCCCAGAAGATATAATACGTAGGAGATACGAAAGAGGCAGAGACAACTTTGTTAGTCTATATTCCCCTATAGCTGACTACTGGATTGTTTATGATAATACTAGACAGACTAGAAGCGTAGTAGCTGAGAAGACACCCAGCCGACAAATCACTGTCTATCAACCATCGATTTTGCAACAAATTACTCAAGAGTCATGA
- a CDS encoding ParM/StbA family protein yields MFKNESAIDKNMNKRASKLTIVCDHGTSLTKVLYRVGRSGQPKHLTMDAQLLKLDVNVIENLQQTSKLGKPEHNAWLQIDSNSCYLVGRLAQEYRASTSIKSLKYESIVPKILSVVGAIAVKEKLSDQIKLDLALLLPLGESSNNSELEKELEESISEFKFQGKTIGVDLQRYRCQPEGYGIVSNLLKICSLETVQAQTFAVLMFGYRNTSLLLFKDGTLSFDGSGTTNLGFYNFSDRIIKKTSGLTREDIQSAIYTCEENIINHKTALGEERLITKIVVEELVKSRDKQKAEVEKSRIETAISNSKREYWQLLEGWLDEVLPTQRQLDRLVYTGGTSGFFRQELKDYLSGKYSDVEVSSTELIERSLLSELNLSKVESPRFKQQQLPLRFADAWGLFIDFARYTPKNSTKPIKMAGAASIGNG; encoded by the coding sequence ATGTTTAAAAACGAATCTGCGATCGATAAAAATATGAATAAAAGAGCCTCAAAATTAACTATAGTCTGTGACCACGGTACGAGTTTGACTAAGGTGCTGTATCGAGTTGGCAGAAGTGGTCAACCAAAGCATTTAACTATGGATGCACAGCTACTAAAGCTAGATGTAAATGTAATTGAGAATCTGCAACAAACTTCCAAATTGGGCAAACCCGAACACAATGCTTGGTTACAGATTGACAGCAACTCTTGCTATTTAGTAGGGAGATTGGCACAGGAGTATCGCGCATCAACTAGTATCAAATCGTTAAAATATGAATCGATAGTACCCAAAATTCTCTCGGTTGTGGGTGCTATCGCGGTAAAAGAAAAGTTATCCGACCAAATAAAATTAGATTTAGCTTTACTGCTGCCATTAGGCGAATCTAGCAATAATTCTGAATTAGAAAAAGAGTTGGAAGAATCGATTAGCGAGTTTAAGTTTCAGGGTAAGACCATAGGAGTTGATTTGCAGAGATATCGATGCCAACCAGAAGGGTATGGTATTGTCTCCAATCTGCTAAAAATTTGCTCTCTCGAAACAGTCCAGGCTCAAACTTTTGCCGTATTAATGTTTGGCTATCGCAACACCAGCTTATTGTTATTTAAAGATGGTACGCTTAGTTTTGACGGTAGCGGAACTACCAACTTGGGGTTTTATAATTTTAGCGATCGCATTATTAAGAAAACATCTGGATTAACCAGAGAAGATATTCAATCTGCTATTTATACTTGTGAAGAGAATATTATTAACCACAAAACTGCATTAGGTGAAGAGAGATTAATAACTAAGATTGTAGTAGAAGAGTTAGTAAAGTCTAGGGATAAACAGAAGGCGGAAGTTGAAAAAAGCAGGATTGAAACTGCTATAAGTAATTCAAAGAGAGAATATTGGCAATTACTTGAAGGCTGGTTAGATGAAGTTCTTCCTACTCAAAGACAGTTAGATAGGCTCGTTTATACGGGTGGTACGTCGGGATTTTTCAGACAGGAATTAAAGGATTACCTATCGGGTAAATATTCAGACGTAGAAGTTAGCTCGACAGAGTTAATAGAGCGATCGCTTTTATCAGAATTGAATTTGAGCAAAGTTGAATCACCACGATTCAAACAGCAGCAACTACCATTGAGATTTGCCGATGCTTGGGGTTTGTTTATAGACTTTGCTAGGTATACTCCTAAAAACTCAACCAAACCTATAAAGATGGCTGGTGCTGCGTCCATTGGAAATGGTTAA
- a CDS encoding IS5 family transposase (programmed frameshift), which yields MYRKTSQSELTPENFELPFESKLSSENRWVIMAELIPWSDFESEYAENFSETMGAIAKPFRMALGALIIKEKLGISDRETVEQIRENPYLQYFLGMSDYSNQAPFDASMMVYFRERIDLDLVNKINIKMVNNLREKEEEETEKKEKEEVKSIKNQGKLILDATCAPGDISYPNDLGILNQARRQTEKILDSLYKTCQTKKVKKPRTYRKKARKDYLKVAKKRRPSRQERSSAVAKQLQYIKRNLSHIENLVNSEADLSSLSPSQYKMLLVVTEVYRQQLWMYENQSNRIDDRIVSITQPHIRPIVRGKAGKTVEFGAKISVSCFDQYVFLDHLSWDNFNESGDLKTQVEAYKNFTGYYPSSVHVDKIYRNRENRTWCKDRGIRISGPPLGRPPKNVSKSTKKQARDDERFRNAIEGKFGQAKRRYGLNCIMAKLSKTAETSIAVTFLVINLSTLLRQVSCLFLSLFLNTYKFGSITDFFIIKTDIKVKLLT from the exons ATGTACCGTAAAACTAGCCAGTCGGAGCTTACCCCAGAAAATTTTGAATTACCCTTTGAAAGTAAGTTGTCATCAGAAAACCGATGGGTAATTATGGCAGAGTTAATTCCTTGGTCAGATTTTGAGTCAGAATATGCAGAAAATTTCTCAGAAACAATGGGAGCAATAGCCAAACCATTTCGGATGGCATTGGGGGCATTAATTATTAAAGAAAAATTAGGAATAAGCGATAGAGAAACTGTAGAGCAAATAAGGGAAAATCCTTATTTACAGTATTTTCTAGGGATGTCAGACTATAGCAATCAAGCCCCATTTGATGCCTCAATGATGGTTTATTTTAGAGAAAGAATAGACCTGGATTTAGTTAATAAAATCAATATAAAAATGGTAAATAATCTCCGAGAGAAAGAGGAGGAAGAAACAGAAAAAAAA GAAAAAGAAGAAGTTAAATCAATTAAAAATCAAGGAAAGTTAATATTAGATGCTACTTGCGCTCCTGGGGATATAAGTTATCCCAATGATTTGGGAATATTAAATCAAGCCAGACGACAAACCGAAAAAATTCTAGATTCTCTTTATAAAACTTGTCAAACAAAGAAAGTAAAAAAGCCAAGGACTTATAGAAAGAAAGCGAGAAAAGATTATTTGAAAGTTGCGAAGAAACGTCGTCCATCTCGACAAGAAAGAAGCTCGGCAGTCGCCAAACAATTACAATACATCAAAAGAAATTTATCTCACATAGAGAATTTAGTTAATTCCGAGGCTGATTTAAGTAGTCTATCTCCAAGCCAATATAAAATGTTGTTGGTAGTTACAGAAGTTTATCGTCAACAATTGTGGATGTATGAGAATCAATCCAACAGAATTGACGATAGAATCGTCAGTATAACTCAACCTCATATCCGTCCTATCGTCAGAGGAAAAGCAGGAAAAACTGTGGAATTCGGAGCAAAAATTTCAGTAAGCTGTTTTGACCAATATGTATTTTTAGATCATTTGAGTTGGGATAACTTTAATGAATCAGGGGATTTAAAAACACAAGTAGAAGCCTATAAAAACTTCACTGGCTACTATCCATCCTCAGTTCATGTAGATAAAATTTATCGCAATAGAGAGAATCGAACTTGGTGTAAAGACCGAGGTATTAGAATCAGTGGACCACCATTGGGAAGACCACCTAAAAATGTTAGTAAATCAACTAAAAAACAAGCTAGAGATGATGAAAGATTTCGTAATGCTATTGAGGGAAAATTCGGACAAGCAAAACGACGTTATGGACTTAACTGTATCATGGCAAAACTCTCAAAGACAGCAGAAACTTCTATTGCCGTTACTTTTTTAGTTATCAATCTTTCCACCCTGCTCAGGCAGGTTAGCTGTCTTTTTTTGTCTTTATTTCTGAATACCTATAAATTCGGCTCGATTACTGACTTTTTTATTATTAAAACTGATATTAAAGTCAAATTACTAACATAA
- a CDS encoding relaxase/mobilization nuclease domain-containing protein — protein sequence MIGKVTTGSSFDRLFRYLLKDNKQARIMGGERVLLEPDAKELASQFDWIASTRPTTKKPVKHLSIGFAPADGEVDDSTKLAISESIVNKLGYTNNQWVAIAHGRNDPGHDWQHDHDHLHIVINGIDFNGNRVSDSFDKTRLEQILRGLEAEHKLTKVVSSHECDRQRPKTKQLQRYQRESRKYPDTAPEIPIMAKLEAAIGASSRDKPTMTTFIGRMQQLGIDVRPYITEKGRKRISYRLGDFKVRGSKLHNGSFPKLLSERGIDFDEIRDTPALEAAYQGRSVEIDNKQFLDWEQIDLYYWLPQPLKALANVHLVEKVQEIADPKQWNNLQKTLLARYGIPERISAGLNEADLLDASAEGEPIWHKQSLLGSKDSHFWFEIGGTGNRAKKMIVTNSPVEAISAYLVDRLVDQEDCPCLYLSLDRLGQLTELDLTKFNSVVVNNSDKKLVSDSVRGLVIQKDVSSWQQSWLAHWNKVETILKSEAKNNNTLSERKPSNCKQLEL from the coding sequence TTGATTGGCAAAGTTACTACTGGTAGCAGCTTCGATCGCCTGTTTAGATATTTACTTAAAGACAATAAGCAAGCTCGGATTATGGGTGGCGAGCGCGTATTACTCGAACCCGATGCCAAGGAACTTGCCAGTCAGTTCGACTGGATAGCCAGCACTAGACCCACTACCAAAAAACCTGTTAAACATTTGAGTATTGGCTTTGCTCCTGCCGACGGGGAGGTAGATGATTCTACCAAGCTGGCAATCTCTGAATCGATAGTTAACAAGCTAGGCTATACCAACAATCAGTGGGTAGCGATCGCCCATGGCAGAAATGACCCTGGACACGATTGGCAACACGACCACGATCATCTGCATATTGTTATCAATGGGATCGATTTTAATGGCAATCGCGTTTCAGATAGTTTCGATAAAACTCGTTTGGAGCAAATTCTCAGAGGATTAGAAGCAGAACACAAGCTAACTAAAGTTGTATCTAGTCATGAATGCGATCGCCAAAGACCAAAAACCAAGCAGTTACAACGCTACCAAAGAGAGAGCAGGAAATACCCAGATACAGCACCAGAAATTCCTATAATGGCAAAGCTAGAGGCTGCGATCGGTGCTTCCAGTCGAGATAAACCAACTATGACCACGTTCATAGGTAGAATGCAGCAGTTAGGAATTGATGTTCGACCCTACATTACCGAAAAAGGTCGAAAGCGTATTAGCTATCGCTTGGGAGATTTTAAAGTTAGAGGTAGCAAGCTACATAACGGTAGTTTTCCTAAGTTGCTTTCTGAGCGAGGCATCGATTTTGATGAGATTAGGGATACTCCTGCACTTGAAGCTGCATATCAAGGTAGATCGGTAGAAATAGACAATAAACAATTTCTTGACTGGGAACAGATTGACTTATACTATTGGCTACCGCAACCCCTCAAAGCGTTAGCTAACGTCCATTTAGTCGAGAAAGTTCAGGAGATAGCCGATCCAAAACAGTGGAACAATCTTCAAAAAACACTACTCGCTCGCTATGGCATCCCCGAACGTATATCTGCTGGTTTGAATGAAGCTGACTTACTAGATGCGTCGGCGGAAGGAGAACCGATTTGGCACAAACAAAGCTTATTAGGCAGTAAAGATTCTCACTTTTGGTTTGAAATTGGTGGTACTGGCAATCGAGCTAAGAAGATGATTGTCACAAATTCGCCCGTAGAAGCTATATCCGCTTATTTAGTCGATCGATTGGTCGATCAAGAAGATTGCCCCTGTTTGTATCTAAGTTTAGATCGCTTAGGACAACTTACTGAACTAGATTTAACTAAGTTTAACTCTGTAGTCGTTAATAACAGCGATAAAAAGCTAGTTTCAGATAGCGTTCGGGGTTTGGTAATTCAAAAGGATGTCAGTAGTTGGCAGCAAAGTTGGTTAGCTCATTGGAACAAGGTTGAGACGATTTTAAAATCTGAAGCTAAAAACAACAACACATTAAGTGAAAGAAAACCCAGCAATTGTAAACAACTAGAATTGTAG
- a CDS encoding siphovirus Gp157 family protein, with translation MSLATQVLKYSSTRAVELWNLLKQTKDESDLEILTASFLQHKSDQEVAIDAVADVAEQIEAEIAAIAARKQHLVELHNRAIERLKSKKETIDRTIIKLHESGAIANKTEGLSRTIKIQNNPPSCQVLIQTEDLPEEYRYEKVEIKPDKKAITQAWKQGIEVEGTEVFQKQRVVYGLSKDIT, from the coding sequence ATGAGCCTAGCTACTCAAGTTCTCAAATACAGTTCAACTAGAGCAGTGGAATTATGGAATCTACTCAAGCAAACTAAAGATGAATCGGATCTCGAAATCTTAACCGCTTCATTTCTACAGCATAAATCTGACCAGGAAGTTGCTATTGATGCGGTGGCAGATGTTGCCGAACAGATTGAAGCCGAAATTGCCGCGATCGCTGCCAGGAAACAACATCTAGTCGAACTTCATAACCGAGCAATCGAACGCCTTAAAAGTAAAAAGGAAACTATCGACAGAACCATCATCAAGCTCCATGAATCAGGAGCGATCGCTAATAAGACAGAGGGTTTATCTAGAACTATCAAAATTCAAAATAATCCTCCAAGTTGCCAGGTACTAATTCAGACTGAGGATTTACCAGAAGAATATCGGTATGAAAAGGTTGAGATCAAACCAGATAAGAAAGCCATTACTCAAGCTTGGAAACAAGGCATTGAAGTAGAAGGTACGGAAGTATTTCAAAAACAACGAGTAGTTTACGGATTAAGCAAGGATATTACCTAA
- a CDS encoding tyrosine-type recombinase/integrase, giving the protein MSYLLYSQAAQLKLHEPVPVTLHPAAVYLSSLSQGSRRSMLSSLNAIARLLTEGECDAFSLDWSKLRYHHTAAVRTALKQRLAPTTTNKMLVALRRVLTEAYRLDLIDANDFHKAVDISNVKGTGKLRGRALTGGEIESLISCCHEQGGAIAIRDAAVLAILRCGGIRRQELVRLQIADLDLATGELTIERGKGGKFRIVYLTNEAIAMVEEWLEIRGNHPGALICPVNKGGNITLRHFAEDGDGIYKLVKARATMAGVKHFSPHDFRRTFCSDLLAEGEDVFTVQELAGHASPATTAKYDRRGEGRKRRAVKRLKFK; this is encoded by the coding sequence ATGAGCTACCTGCTTTATTCTCAAGCAGCACAATTAAAGCTACACGAGCCAGTTCCCGTCACTCTTCATCCTGCCGCAGTTTATCTTAGTTCGTTAAGCCAAGGGTCGCGTCGCTCTATGCTGTCTTCTCTCAATGCAATCGCTCGTCTATTGACCGAAGGAGAGTGTGATGCTTTTTCTCTAGATTGGTCAAAGTTACGCTATCATCATACCGCAGCAGTTAGAACTGCTTTAAAACAAAGGCTTGCTCCTACTACTACCAATAAAATGTTAGTTGCTTTGCGTCGGGTTCTCACTGAGGCCTATCGCTTAGATTTAATTGATGCCAACGACTTTCATAAAGCTGTCGATATCTCTAATGTCAAAGGCACAGGAAAACTTAGAGGTCGCGCATTAACTGGTGGTGAAATAGAAAGTTTGATCTCTTGTTGCCACGAACAAGGAGGTGCGATCGCCATTAGAGACGCAGCGGTGCTTGCTATTCTTCGTTGTGGCGGTATTAGGCGACAAGAATTAGTTCGCTTGCAGATCGCCGATTTGGATTTAGCTACTGGAGAATTAACTATCGAGCGAGGTAAAGGCGGAAAGTTTCGTATTGTTTATTTGACAAATGAAGCAATCGCCATGGTTGAAGAATGGTTAGAGATTAGAGGCAATCACCCTGGTGCATTAATCTGTCCTGTAAACAAAGGCGGTAATATAACACTGCGCCATTTCGCAGAAGATGGAGATGGTATTTACAAGTTGGTCAAAGCTAGAGCAACAATGGCGGGAGTCAAACATTTTTCACCTCATGATTTTAGGCGTACATTTTGTAGCGATCTTTTGGCAGAGGGTGAAGATGTGTTTACGGTACAGGAATTAGCTGGTCATGCTTCTCCTGCCACTACTGCTAAATATGACCGTCGCGGTGAGGGGAGAAAACGTCGAGCAGTTAAACGACTAAAATTTAAATAA